From one Solanum stenotomum isolate F172 chromosome 12, ASM1918654v1, whole genome shotgun sequence genomic stretch:
- the LOC125847113 gene encoding geraniol 8-hydroxylase-like, with the protein MAIVINNMLSNTIFSKDLTDPFSDSAKEFKELVWQIMVEVGKPNLVDYFPFLKKIDPQGIRRRSTDYFTKILHLMSDLIDERLKEREMGNRENIDVLDALLDISPHEIDRNQIEQLCLDLFAAGTDTMSNTLEWAMAELLKNPHTFEKAQEELAQVIGRGKLIDEADVAKLPYLRCIVKETFRIHPQVPFLIPHKVEEDVDLYGYTIPKDSQVLVNVWAIGRDSSLWEDPLDFKPERFWESDIDVRGRDFELIPFGAGRRICPGLPLAIRMIQIALGSLINTFNWKLDGGIAPKDLDMEEKFGITLAKAQPLLAIPIPL; encoded by the exons ATTGTG ATTAATAACATGTTGTCCAACACCATTTTCTCTAAAGATTTGACTGATCCATTTTCCGATTCTGCTAAGGAATTTAAAGAATTGGTGTGGCAGATCATGGTTGAAGTTGGTAAACCCAATTTGGTGGACTATTTTCCCTTTCTTAAAAAGATTGATCCACAAGGTATAAGACGTCGCTCAACTgattattttactaaaattcTTCACCTTATGAGTGATTTGATCGATGAGCGGCTAAAGGAAAGGGAAATGGGAAATCGTGAAAATATTGATGTGTTAGATGCCCTTCTCGACATTAGCCCTCATGAAATTGACAGAAATCAAATCGAGCAACTGTGTTTG GACTTGTTTGCAGCAGGGACCGATACGATGTCAAATACATTGGAGTGGGCTATGGCTGAACTACTCAAGAATCCACATACTTTCGAGAAAGCACAAGAAGAACTAGCACAAGTAATTGGCAGAGGCAAACTAATAGATGAAGCTGATGTTGCAAAATTACCTTACTTGAGGTGCATCGTAAAAGAAACCTTTCGAATACACCCACAAGTTCCTTTCCTAATTCCGCACAAAGTTGAGGAGGATGTTGATCTTTATGGCTATACTATTCCAAAAGACTCCCAGGTTCTTGTGAACGTATGGGCAATAGGGCGCGACTCTAGTCTATGGGAAGACCCTTTGGACTTTAAGCCGGAGAGGTTTTGGGAGTCAGATATAGATGTTAGAGGTCGGGATTTTGAGCTAATTCCATTTGGTGCTGGTCGAAGAATTTGCCCTGGATTGCCTTTGGCTATCAGGATGATTCAAATCGCGCTAGGTTCATTGAtaaatacctttaattggaaGCTAGATGGTGGAATTGCACCTAAAGATTTGGACATGGAGGAAAAATTTGGAATTACCCTGGCAAAAGCTCAACCTCTGCTAGCTATCCCTATTCCACTGTAG